The Phoenix dactylifera cultivar Barhee BC4 unplaced genomic scaffold, palm_55x_up_171113_PBpolish2nd_filt_p 002523F, whole genome shotgun sequence genome contains a region encoding:
- the LOC120109623 gene encoding spidroin-1-like encodes MAGCGWVAAVAGRPHGMAAGHGWLWQGCWHGMAAAGAGRVEWLGCRLLAGGMAGCRLLAGWHGLWQAGQGMGVAVGPWTWLQQAGQAEQGAGRAGMALGRRQDKAGHGCRLAGHGLALAGHGHGLAGLAGAGWPWPGDGQARAWPWQALGRWPGRPGCRAWRWQAAGGRAWAARLLAGRWQGPGTRQGRWAAWARQSCH; translated from the coding sequence ATGGCTGGCTGTGGCTGGGTTGCTGCAGTGGCTGGCAGGCCCCATGGCatggctgcagggcatggctggCTGTGGCAAGGCTGTTGGCATGGCATGGCTGCTGCAGGGGCTGGCAGGGTGGAATGGCTGGGCTGCAGGCTGCTGGCAGGTGGAATGGCTGGCTGCAGGCTGCTGGCAGGATGGCATGGTCTTTGGCAGGCAGGCCAGGGCATGGGTGTGGCTGTAGGGCCATGGACATGGCTGCAGCAGGCTGGACAGGCTGAGCAGGGTGCTGGCAGGGCAGGCATGGcccttggcaggcggcaggacaagGCTGGGCATGGCTGCAGGCTGGCTGGCCATGGCCTGGCCTTGGCAGGGCATGGCCACGGCCTGGCAGGGCTGGCAGGGGCTGGCTGGCCATGGCCTGGCGATGGGCAGGCCAGGGCATGGCCTTGGCAGGCGCTGGGCAGATGGCCTGGCCGGCCTGGGTGCAGGGCATGGCGCTGGCAGGCTGCAGGCGGCAGGGCATGGGCGGCCAGGCTCTTGGCTGGGCGCTGGCAGGGGCCTGGCACACGGCAGGGGCGCTGGGCGGCATGGGCGCGGCAGAGCTGCCAC